One genomic region from Vanacampus margaritifer isolate UIUO_Vmar chromosome 2, RoL_Vmar_1.0, whole genome shotgun sequence encodes:
- the rem2 gene encoding GTP-binding protein REM 2 has translation MADQYMFLTTALPLRRGSTPLPVKHQLRREEAVSEDCDWIPGLEEPATLPISDTTLPGDESCSQTSAAQSTYHSHGGALKIVLLGQNGVGKSSLALSLAGQSDRSLSVDSETQACGEGYESTVTVDDEDSKIIIFDNWKQDLSTLQCDVCILVFSVTDRRSFHRTAQLRLLLRESQPHTPIILVGNKSDLVRSREISAEEAQSSAMMFDCHYLELSASLEHGTNELLEAAVRAARGDCLGPNWTDGDPGSGRRESLTSRAKRFLAGLVPRSYGRERDRGRYREMSRHRGSKILRQKSRSCHDLSAL, from the exons TACATGTTTCTCACCACGGCGCTCCCCCTCCGACGAGGAAGCACACCCCTCCCTGTCAAGCACCAGCTGCGGAGAGAAGAGGCCGTGTCCGAGGACTGCGATTGGATCCCGGGATTGGAGGAACCTGCCACGTTGCCTATCAGTGACACAACATTGCCTGGCGATGAATCGTGCAGTCAAACGTCAGCCGCACAGTCGACCTACCACAGTCACGGGGGGGCACTGAAGATTGTGCTGCTGGGACAGAACGGCGTGGGCAAGTCGTCACTGGCCTTGTCACTGGCTGGCCAGTCGGACAGATCGCTCTCTGTAGACTCGGAGACACAAGCATGCG GTGAGGGCTACGAGTCCACAGTCACAGTTGACGACGAGGACagcaaaatcatcatttttgacAATTGGAAACAG GACCTGTCCACTCTCCAGTGTGATGTGTGCATCCTGGTCTTCTCCGTGACTGACAGGCGAAGTTTCCATCGCACCGCACAGCTCCGCCTTCTCCTCAGGGAGTCCCAGCCTCACACGCCAATCATCTTGGTGGGCAACAAGAGCGACCTTGTTCGCTCTCGTGAAATCAGCGCCGAGG AGGCCCAATCCAGCGCCATGATGTTCGACTGCCATTACCTGGAGCTCTCAGCCTCTCTGGAACACGGCACCAACGAGCTACTAGAAGCAGCTGTTCGGGCCGCGAGAGGCGACTGTTTGGGACCCAACTGGACCGACGGCGACCCCGGTTCAGGCCGCAGGGAAAGCTTGACCAGCCGGGCCAAGCGCTTTCTGGCAGGGCTGGTGCCACGCTCCTACGGACGAGAGCGTGACAGGGGACGCTATCGAGAGATGAGCCGCCACCGGGGCAGCAAGATCCTTCGCCAGAAGTCTCGCTCCTGCCACGACCTCAGCGCACTGTGA